A part of Terriglobia bacterium genomic DNA contains:
- the lysF gene encoding homoaconitase → MGQTITEKIAQAHLAEGPKRPLRTGDFVSIRPKHVMTHDNTSAVMKKFKSIGARKIHDTRQPVFALDHDIQNQNEDNQKKYRAIEAFAGEHGIDFYPAGTGIGHQIMCERGYVTPGSFVVASDSHSNMYGALGAVGTPVVRTDAAAIWATGEFWWQIPRTVQVVLEGALREGVTGKDVIIALCGAFNVHVLNAAVEFSGPGVASLSMDARMTIANMTTEWGALVGWFPADEITIKWLRERREERIRRGEPERYTEEDLRRWAEECTREGACATKPDADADYAARITLDLSHLTAHVSGPDTVQEMTSLAELEKKKVAIQKAYLLSCVNSRVEDLEEAALVLLGKKVAPSVKFYLGAASKLVKEEAERRGIWRTLVESGAQTLPAGCGPCIGLGVGLLEPGEVGISATNRNFKGRMGSRDAQCYLASPAVVAASAVAGYICGPEALKRPLNEHEDRKKQGGMLARYKNLQAGRKTEQASETVEIVPGFPERVRGRLVLVPKGNLNTDAIYPGSYTYRDDVTPEMMAEVVFSNYDPQFPQITRAGDVVVGGANFGTGSSREQAATSLKAKGFPLVIAASFSQTYLRNAFNNGFLCIEIPELVKRLKADFAAQIAAGEKTIIPGDEIEVDFTIGAVTWRGDQFHFPPLGSVPQSLVVAGGVENLVAKRLGLA, encoded by the coding sequence ATGGGCCAGACAATCACTGAAAAGATCGCGCAGGCGCACCTGGCGGAGGGACCGAAGCGGCCGCTACGGACGGGCGACTTCGTCTCCATCCGGCCGAAGCACGTCATGACCCACGACAACACTTCGGCGGTGATGAAGAAGTTCAAATCCATCGGCGCGCGGAAAATCCACGACACGCGCCAGCCGGTGTTCGCGCTCGACCACGACATACAGAACCAGAACGAGGACAACCAGAAGAAATACCGCGCCATCGAGGCGTTCGCCGGCGAGCACGGGATCGATTTCTACCCGGCGGGCACGGGTATCGGGCACCAGATCATGTGCGAGCGCGGCTACGTGACGCCGGGCTCGTTCGTTGTCGCCTCGGATTCGCATTCCAATATGTATGGCGCGCTGGGCGCGGTGGGAACGCCGGTGGTGCGCACCGACGCGGCCGCCATCTGGGCAACGGGCGAGTTCTGGTGGCAGATTCCGCGCACCGTGCAGGTAGTGCTGGAAGGCGCGCTGCGTGAGGGCGTCACCGGCAAGGACGTGATTATCGCGCTGTGTGGCGCGTTCAATGTCCACGTGCTGAACGCGGCGGTGGAATTCAGCGGGCCAGGCGTAGCTTCGCTGTCGATGGACGCGCGTATGACCATCGCCAACATGACGACCGAGTGGGGAGCGCTGGTGGGATGGTTCCCGGCGGATGAGATCACCATCAAGTGGCTGCGCGAACGCAGAGAAGAACGGATCAGAAGAGGCGAGCCAGAGCGTTACACGGAAGAAGATTTGCGGCGGTGGGCGGAAGAATGCACACGCGAGGGCGCGTGTGCCACAAAACCAGATGCGGATGCCGACTATGCCGCGCGCATCACGCTCGACCTCTCGCACCTGACGGCGCATGTATCGGGACCCGATACAGTGCAGGAGATGACCTCGCTGGCGGAGCTCGAAAAGAAGAAAGTCGCGATCCAGAAGGCGTACCTGCTCTCGTGCGTGAACTCGCGCGTCGAGGACCTGGAAGAAGCGGCGCTGGTGCTGCTGGGCAAGAAGGTAGCGCCGTCGGTGAAGTTCTACCTGGGAGCGGCCAGCAAGCTGGTGAAGGAAGAGGCGGAGCGGCGCGGTATCTGGCGGACACTGGTGGAATCCGGCGCGCAGACGTTGCCGGCCGGATGCGGGCCGTGCATCGGGCTGGGCGTGGGATTGCTGGAGCCGGGCGAAGTCGGCATCTCGGCCACCAATCGCAATTTCAAGGGACGCATGGGATCGCGCGACGCGCAGTGCTATCTCGCGTCACCGGCGGTAGTAGCGGCGAGTGCGGTCGCAGGCTACATCTGCGGGCCGGAGGCGCTGAAACGGCCGCTGAATGAGCATGAAGACCGCAAGAAGCAAGGCGGCATGCTGGCGAGATACAAGAATCTGCAAGCTGGGCGCAAAACGGAACAGGCAAGCGAAACCGTGGAGATTGTTCCCGGATTTCCCGAGCGCGTTCGCGGGCGGCTGGTGCTGGTGCCCAAGGGCAATCTGAACACCGACGCGATTTATCCCGGCAGCTACACCTATCGCGACGATGTGACGCCCGAGATGATGGCCGAGGTGGTGTTCTCCAATTACGATCCGCAGTTTCCGCAGATCACGCGCGCTGGTGACGTGGTGGTCGGCGGCGCGAACTTCGGCACCGGATCCAGCCGCGAGCAGGCAGCAACCTCGCTGAAGGCGAAAGGATTTCCGCTGGTGATCGCCGCGTCGTTTTCGCAGACGTACCTGCGCAATGCGTTCAACAACGGGTTCCTGTGCATCGAAATTCCGGAACTGGTGAAGCGGCTGAAGGCGGATTTTGCGGCGCAGATCGCGGCCGGCGAGAAGACGATCATTCCGGGCGACGAGATCGAAGTGGACTTCACCATCGGGGCGGTCACATGGCGGGGTGACCAGTTCCATTTCCCGCCGCTGGGCAGCGTGCCACAATCGCTGGTTGTCGCGGGCGGGGTGGAGAATCTAGTGGCGAAACGCCTGGGCTTAGCGTGA